Part of the Bradyrhizobium sp. AZCC 1721 genome, GCGCCACGGCTTCGAAATCGTCGAGCGAAAGGTATTTTTGCAGAGCCCGCGGCACCGCGCTCTCGGTGCGGGTCACGGTCGGAGGCGGCGCAGCCAAGCTTGTGGATTTGTCAAGCACGTCGGGCGTTCCATTTTTTTGATTGTTATGCGAATGGCACCTTAGCGGCGGGGAGGCGGTCCGCCAAATTTCTGGCCGGCCTTGTTGACGGATTCGCTGACGTCGCCGAGCATTTTTCGCGTCTCGGCGATCACCCGCCCGGACTTCTTGTCGAAACTTTCGATCAGCTCGCGCAGCGAAATCACGGTCGGCAGCAGTTCGCCGCCATATTTGTCGCTGGCGAGGCTGCCGAGGAAATCCTTGGTCTTGTCCATTGCGCCGTCGACCGCGCCGATGCCGGATTCGGCGGTCGCGATGATGGACGTGATTTTCGCGCCATTGCCGGAGAGCGAGGCGGTGAACGTCTCGAAATTCCGCAAGGTATCCTTGATCGCCACCTCGTTGTCGGCGATCACGCGGTCGACGTTGCGCAGCGCCACGCGGATTTTTTCCTGGGTATTGAGCATTCCTTCCGGATCGGCGGTGAGCTCCGGAATGCCGTCCGCGCCCTTTGGCGGCGGCGATGCCTCATCGGTGCCGCCGGTAAACGAGATCGCCGCAATCCCCGTCAGCCCCTGAAATTCGAGGCCGACCTGGGTGTCGCTCTTCACCGGCGTGTTGCCGTCGATCATGGCGAGCGCGACCACGCGGCGCGGATGGTCGAGCTTCAGCGACACCACTTCGCCGACCCGGATGCCGGCGAAATTCACGCTGCCGCCGTTGCGCAGGCCGGAGGCCGAGCCTTCGAAGATCACGCGGAACGGCACCTTCTGTTTGATCCCGGCGAGCCTTTGATAGCCGAGCCACGCGCCAAGCGACCCGGCGATCAGGGCCAGGGTCAAGGTGCCGATCATCAGATTGCTGGCGCGGACTTTCATCGAAGGTGCCTTAACGAAGCAGGCCTAAGAGATAACGGCTTTATGACGGCAAGTCACCGCCGCGAACCACCCGGAACTGCAACGTGCACTCATAAATCGGCTGTAATGATGCAGGGGGTGCGATTCCGCCTTTCCTTCGGAAGCAGACATTGGCGCAGCCTGCCGGCATGTCGGGCTTGGGCCCATCTCGGAAATCGGTTGCCGATGGCAGATAGCCTGCCGTTGATGCTAAAGTCATCACGCCTGTACGTGTCGCGTCGGAGCGCCGGGTGGAGGGGAAACAGCATGGCAGCGCGCGGATTAGATGGACTGCTCCTTTGCATGGGTCTCCTGCTTGCGATGCCGGCGCTGGCCGCTACGCCGACCGACCGGGGCGAGTGCGCCGCCAGCGCC contains:
- a CDS encoding MlaD family protein translates to MKVRASNLMIGTLTLALIAGSLGAWLGYQRLAGIKQKVPFRVIFEGSASGLRNGGSVNFAGIRVGEVVSLKLDHPRRVVALAMIDGNTPVKSDTQVGLEFQGLTGIAAISFTGGTDEASPPPKGADGIPELTADPEGMLNTQEKIRVALRNVDRVIADNEVAIKDTLRNFETFTASLSGNGAKITSIIATAESGIGAVDGAMDKTKDFLGSLASDKYGGELLPTVISLRELIESFDKKSGRVIAETRKMLGDVSESVNKAGQKFGGPPPRR